The Solenopsis invicta isolate M01_SB chromosome 1, UNIL_Sinv_3.0, whole genome shotgun sequence DNA segment GTTTCTTCAATAGATactagactcaaagttatgaaatatttattacttagaaaatgatttataaaaattaacgacACTTTATATAGAGTGAAAGATAAACAGGGATAATTAATATTGGccatcacaaaaataaatttaaaaaatgttttgtttaaaaaaacacataatCCTTtgtcacaaaattatatattttattgaaataaattgttagaaAGAGTCATAATGTAACTACAAAGTTTTaagatacttttaaatttaaaaattattgattgtttaatacgttatcttttaaaatacgattaaaaaaattatttgcaaaaatcacaaatatatttatcttttttcggTCCTGAACAAGCAACGTGCGCCCACATGTCACATATTAAACATTGAAACATCTCGTCCTTATcttctgaaaataattcattacaAAATATGCAGATGGCATCTTCTTTAGCTAGGACAGCTTCACTAGATCGAAGTTTTAATTCCGAGTTTATAGAAGTTACAGAGTTACACTCTTTACTGATATTCTTTGGTTTTCCcttttttctatgttttttcacattttttttaaatatagaattcTTCATGAACTTTTTCGTCTCTGTATCCTTTAATATTTTCTGGCATACAGAATTTGTAAAGATTGTTGCTTGTAAAGGTTCATGGTCTCGGGTAAGCTTtcttgatttaatttgtaaatctGGCCATGTTTCTTCGGGCGATACAGGAGTCATTTGTTCCACCTTACCATCTTTAGAGTAATTAGGTTGCGctaaatctttttctatttgATGAAAATCTTCTATTTGATGATATTGTTTTGTAATAGAAGTAGTTGTCTCTCTTGTAAATGACATAAAGTCTGTAGGATTCTTTTCTGCTGAAGTGGATGCAATAAAATCGCTATCCGAAAAAATGTACGGTTTAAATGGATAAATTCCAGTTAGCTTAAAACCGTTAGCAGCAATTAGATCCGTTTGACATTGAAGATAAGCTTTTCCCAAAATTTCAGCTATGTCGTACTGTTTCACTGGTCGTTCATTCTCACATTGccaaatatgaatatattcacTATAATATTGTTTGAATGGCGTCATGAATGTGCGATCCAAAGGCTGCATTTTGTGTGTGCTATGAGGTGGTATACTCAAAAtagtaacataatttttgcgTGCAATATCAATTACATCTAAGTTCCTTGTATGAGCATAGTGGCCatccaaaattaaaagaataggaGATTCTTTGGTAGGATTTGtgtttttgataaaatgttcgaaCCACTCTGTAAACAAATGAGTTTGAACCCATCCAGATGGATGGCATCTACCAATGGATCCAGCGGGTGCACCTTTCATTACAATATCTATCATATTTTTACGGGGAAATATTATCATCGGTGGAATAAATGTTCCTCCTGCACTCATGGAACAAATAACTGTTATAAGAGATTCTCTATCATCAGCAGTAAGCAAGCCTAtctatatttacaaaataactgttagaaaagataaaaactgttataaaaGATCTTACAGCAAGAATAAAGGATCTTACCTGCCTTTTTCCTTTTAAACATACTATTTGTGGAATTTTACACTGTATAATATTGAAGCCAATAGCATCCACATTAAATATACGATCAgcattataattttgttcttcATACACATTTcccaatattttaaaaaatgcagacACAGTTTCTTTGTTAAAACCTGTTTTGAAGTTTGATGTATCATCACTggatttatgaataattaagtTTGAATGTCTCCCAATAAAACGATTAAACCAAGCTCTACCAACTTTTTCTTTACGTCCAAAaggatattttaaattatttcttatggCTAGTTGGTAAGTCATCATTCTCACATCATTTATTGTTATACCAAAAAAACGGTTTTCCAGTATTAAAAGATAATCTACCAATTGTGCTTCTATTTCTGGAGGCATTAATGGCTTTCGTCCTCTCACATTTACACACTCTTTTAATGGCAAGTCTGTGTCAACCAATCTCTGAAGGGTATTTCCAGGAACATGAAACAAAATTGAAGCTTTTCTGACGCTTAATTTGTTACTTTTCACGCTATTGATTGCCAGCTGCACGACTTCAGTGTCCCACGTCTTTCTCTGCTTTTCTTTTAATGCCCGTTGCTGTCTTGGCATCtattacacaaaatataatatattgcatagaaacaaataaaatattagaaaatacatatatttaatctttctaTTGTTGATTCTACAAATCTATAGCACATAAATTGAAGATTATCATATCTGCGTGCAGAAACATCGCGCAGGTACAACTAGATGCACTCAACtgcattttattcttgtttaacattcagtaaacaacaaagttaaaatgatatgtatttataaatgtttctgaACACACTCTTTTATAGTGGcaattgatttatcaaagaaatatttcgatatgaaaatctcGATAGTGCCCATATTACCCCAGCACATGCCTATGCTCACATTAACAAACGTTACGCTATTGAATAACTATAACGCATAACTCGAAATGCGTGTAATCAAGTAAAACTTAAGAAGGATCAAGAAAAACACTTAAGTGTATACGTTTATGTGATAAtatgctcaagtttaaaaacaatgaggaagtatatgtaattaaatgttcaaatgtaccttgaaaaagtttcaaatgttcaaaaataaatatgacttataacaattgttaactattaatattgataaataaagattttctaaaataaatacaaattcagggtattttttttttatcaaacctcgtatatattttattcataatgttAAGACAGTTTATTCTTATTTAGCGATCGTATAACTTATTCAATTTCATTTGACGGTTCTACGCATTGCTTATTCTCATCTGGCGTATAACTTGTTCATCCTCATCTAGCGATTCTACAGTTTGTTCGTTTTCATCTGATGATTCTACATTTTGTTCATTATTGGATGTTTTTGTCTTCTTTCGCAGTGGCTCGTCATCATGTACGCTGCTTGCATCGGAATCTTCTTTATCATTATATAATGTacctaaaacaataaaaattattatagtaattatagcattgttataaatattaatataagagtatcaaaatgtataaattgcACATACGAGATGAATGGCCATTGCGTGCTCTATTATAactattagatttttttttgcgatttaatTGGCTAATTTTATGCGCCACAAAATATCTCACTTGTGATAAATAAAAGTCTCTCGCTATTTTATCAAACTTATTGAATTTCAACCAATGCTCAAAGATTCCtataagcaaaataataattttttatatcaagtaaaataatgtatataattatagaattcGTGAATTCAACCTCTAATAGCCAATAGTTTTGTCCCATTGAGCGCTGGTTTTGCGCCAACCTGATTTTTAAAACGATTTGGCACAGTTCCAGTAACCGAACTATTTTTCAGTGTGTCAATGCCGAAAATGGCAACCgcaatattttttacgaataaacTTGGTGACTTTTTTGATACAGACACTATTGAATCATATGCTGTGCAGTTCAGCCATTCACCATTAGAAagatatatctataaaaaaaaataatacaaaagcaTTATAGTTACACATTCAATCAGCAAAAAgtcttttattgttattatgtaacaataatttagagaagagggtattatgacTACTATTGATATTACACTATCCCTTCgttaataaatactaaattagaaaaattctaaacaattacaaatatataattgtgcAACAAAATGCTGTgctttttaaactaattttttaaatttatttttggattagCTATATTACCATCAATTTTGTCTctttcaccgattatgcagtgcgtcatatttttataaatcatgtcttaagtaataaatgttttatttttttagtctagaatttattaaacaattttgacaaatataattgttcaagtttcaatttaaaatattaattattaatgaaattattcaataaaataaaaatgggtgccatattatcctTTTCTTCTTTGCTAGATACTTCACCGTATTATCATTATGCTTTCGATAACCGACAGGATATTCTTCAACTTTCGATGGGTTTTGAATGTGTTGCTGTCCATCAAACATAAAATCtatgtataaaaaagaaaaattaattatttgaaattatattgttataaattttttatacataattatagtattataccCATAATTTGTTTAAACTTGTTAATAATGATGTCTTGCAATTCATAGTTTCTTTGCATCAGCGTTTCTACTTTCTCACTTTGTTTTTCTAATTCGGCACTTAATGTCAATACCTTCTCTTTTAGTTTGTCGTTTTCtgtctgcaatttttttatcaatttatctcGATGATCTTTTGACAAAGACTTGTTAGTTTTATGCCAAAATTTTTACAACacattatatgtatgtactacGTAACAATGcaagtgtaaaattataaatgaaataaataaaaaaatatatgcatgTATTTAGATACTGTACCGATTTTTTGGTGTGTTGACTTTCATTACTTTTTGACGCGTGTTTATTACTGGTCGGACATGTCGGTTTGTTAATAGGCTGTATGCATGCTTTTGATGATGTCTGTATCGTTTCATTCGTATTATTTGATGCAGCctgtgaataaataaatgttattagaaTAATATTCAATTGTAGAGAAGATGATATTATGGGACGTGAAGGTATTAAAACCTTTCGTGTTATTTCCGGTAATTCTAACAATTATTTATGGTATCATTTGTTTGTATACGAGTATGTAGTGGCGCTATAATATGTGCAACAGTAGACGTTTATTCTTACAAGGTACTTTTGagcattcaaaaattttttttcaaggtatatttattttaacatttatttaaatatacttcctcttattcttttaaattctgCAATGACATACATATTTCTAGTATCTGAGAGTAGTAGACATAGGTCATTTGTGTCCGACCCAATTTTGAAGCTCCTAAAGTGTTCGAAAATCTTTGCTAAATTATTTTGCTATGTATACGCAATGAATGTACGTATGATAGCAACATGATGACAACTGATTTCGGTTTGCTATTCGCACTTAACAGCATGTGAACGGTAACATGATGACttgcaaaatataaatactgTACATGAGCGTGAAGCTGGCAGCCAGACCTAGCAACCAGCCAGGGACGAATAGGGTGCCGGGGccccgtaaataaaaagtgattagaattacaaaaaaacaattgttagccaatgttacgctcaaagtaataacagatacgccattatttcaaagacaaaccattgtattagtaataaaataaaataaactaattatttaacagttagatatgataacagtaaataccaaagacaaacgcatacccgtagagagtcaaaaaaaatcacagacacatctctcaatgagcataaaacgacggagtagcgaccgaagcgatgacggccctgattgtttatttaaaaattgttaattttttaaataaacaataagagctgtcatcgcttcggtcgctactccgtcgttttatgctcattgagagatgtgtctgtgatttttttcaactctctacggatatgcgtacgccttggctgctactcgagtgaaattgttaattaattttttaaataaacaataagggccgtcatcgcttcggtcgctactccgtcatTTTATGCTCATTGGGAGATGTGtctatgatttttttcaactctctacggatatgcgtacgccttggctgctacttgagtaaaattgttaattaattttttaaataaacaataaggaccgtcatcgcttcggtcgctactccgtcgttttatgctcattgagagatgtgtctatgatttttttcaactctctacggatatgcgtacgccttggctgatacttgagtgaaattgttaattaattttttaaataaacaataagagccgtcatcgcttcggtcgctactccgtcgttttatgctcattgagagatgtgtctgtgatttttttcaactctctacggatatgcgtacaccttggctgctacttgagtgaaattgttaattaattttttaaataaacaataaaggccgtcatcgcttcggtcgctactccgtcgttttatgctcattgagagatgtgtctgtgatttttttcaactctccacggatatgcgtacgcatTGGCTGCTtcttgagtgaaattgttaattaattttttaaataaacaataaaggccgtcatcgcttcggtcgctactccgtcgttttatgctcattgagagatgtgtctgtgatttttttcaactctctacggatatgtgtacgccttggctgctacttgagtgaaattgttaattaatttttaaataaacaataagggccgtcatcgcttcggtcgctactcagtcgttttatgctcattgagagatatgtctgtgatttttttcaactctctacggatatacGTACGTctttggctgctacttgagtgatatttatttaattaatttttaaataaacgtagtTTAATCATCGCTTCGGTCTAATATCTAATCATTTACTCATTGAAGAAGATATCTGATTTTTCTTCATCTCTTttggatatattatttttcagctTACTACTCggtattaacaataattttttaaataaacaataagggccgtcatcgcttcggtcgctactccgtcgttttatgctcattgagagatgtgtctgtgattttttttgactctctacgggtatgcgtttgtctttggtatttactgttatcatatctaactgttaaataattagtttattttattttattactaatacaatggtttgtctttgaaataatggcgtatctgttattactttgagcgtaacattggctaacaattgtttttttgtaattctaatcactttttatttacggggCCCTGGCACCCTATTCGTCCCTGGCTGGCTGCTAGGTCTGGCTGCCAGCTTCACGCTCATAtactgtacatacatacaaagtTTCATGTCGAACAGCttcttcataattatattatgttgaCATGCgcgatatttatgaaataataattattttaatacaaatttaatatttatcacagCTTTGATAATGTTTCCATCTTTCTTACTGTTATTATTACTCTGTCATTTCTTAACAGTTCCATATTATTAACTTTCTCTATATCACGTTGTAAAAGTATATTTGACGAATTATTTTTGTGCAGAAAATCATAACCATTAAGTAATACATAATTACAAATGATAAAGGgcagttaattatttttaaaaatgatattgtaataaatcttgTATCATTCATAACTTCATGCAATTGTCGCAACGCATTCAATTTCTGGCATCTACTATT contains these protein-coding regions:
- the LOC105194808 gene encoding uncharacterized protein LOC105194808 isoform X3, coding for MPRQQRALKEKQRKTWDTEVVQLAINSVKSNKLSVRKASILFHVPGNTLQRLVDTDLPLKECVNVRGRKPLMPPEIEAQLVDYLLILENRFFGITINDVRMMTYQLAIRNNLKYPFGRKEKVGRAWFNRFIGRHSNLIIHKSSDDTSNFKTGFNKETVSAFFKILGNVYEEQNYNADRIFNVDAIGFNIIQCKIPQIVCLKGKRQIGLLTADDRESLITVICSMSAGGTFIPPMIIFPRKNMIDIVMKGAPAGSIGRCHPSGWVQTHLFTEWFEHFIKNTNPTKESPILLILDGHYAHTRNLDVIDIARKNYVTILSIPPHSTHKMQPLDRTFMTPFKQYYSEYIHIWQCENERPVKQYDIAEILGKAYLQCQTDLIAANGFKLTGIYPFKPYIFSDSDFIASTSAEKNPTDFMSFTRETTTSITKQYHQIEDFHQIEKDLAQPNYSKDGKVEQMTPVSPEETWPDLQIKSRKLTRDHEPLQATIFTNSVCQKILKDTETKKFMKNSIFKKNVKKHRKKGKPKNISKECNSVTSINSELKLRSSEAVLAKEDAICIFCNELFSEDKDEMFQCLICDMWAHVACSGPKKDKYICDFCK
- the LOC105194808 gene encoding uncharacterized protein LOC105194808 isoform X5; this encodes MEPVEFIAVKEEDNIDDLKIESNYFPFDLFEVEERKQELTDALKYCIDLLKDAQIILDLQNSNRTISKRSQLMGKEIQHRIMDMLDSMKFMDEEDEKMECQEDPMSFSLENSCDLNGKGLINDNIKSVEKDASLLNQSIECIDEDKSIILNNYENSVNSGSIKTVTSNEAASNNTNETIQTSSKACIQPINKPTCPTSNKHASKSNESQHTKKSTENDKLKEKVLTLSAELEKQSEKVETLMQRNYELQDIIINKFKQIMDFMFDGQQHIQNPSKVEEYPVGYRKHNDNTIYLSNGEWLNCTAYDSIVSVSKKSPSLFVKNIAVAIFGIDTLKNSSVTGTVPNRFKNQVGAKPALNGTKLLAIRGIFEHWLKFNKFDKIARDFYLSQVRYFVAHKISQLNRKKKSNSYNRARNGHSSRTLYNDKEDSDASSVHDDEPLRKKTKTSNNEQNVESSDENEQTVESLDEDEQVIRQMRISNA
- the LOC105194808 gene encoding uncharacterized protein LOC105194808 isoform X1, which encodes MEPVEFIAVKEEDNIDDLKIESNYFPFDLFEVEERKQELTDALKYCIDLLKDAQIILDLQNSNRTISKRSQLMGKEIQHRIMDMLDSMKFMDEEDEKMECQEDPMSFSLENSCDLNGKGLINDNIKSVEKDASLLNQSIECIDEDKSIILNNYENSVNSGSIKTVTSNEMPRQQRALKEKQRKTWDTEVVQLAINSVKSNKLSVRKASILFHVPGNTLQRLVDTDLPLKECVNVRGRKPLMPPEIEAQLVDYLLILENRFFGITINDVRMMTYQLAIRNNLKYPFGRKEKVGRAWFNRFIGRHSNLIIHKSSDDTSNFKTGFNKETVSAFFKILGNVYEEQNYNADRIFNVDAIGFNIIQCKIPQIVCLKGKRQIGLLTADDRESLITVICSMSAGGTFIPPMIIFPRKNMIDIVMKGAPAGSIGRCHPSGWVQTHLFTEWFEHFIKNTNPTKESPILLILDGHYAHTRNLDVIDIARKNYVTILSIPPHSTHKMQPLDRTFMTPFKQYYSEYIHIWQCENERPVKQYDIAEILGKAYLQCQTDLIAANGFKLTGIYPFKPYIFSDSDFIASTSAEKNPTDFMSFTRETTTSITKQYHQIEDFHQIEKDLAQPNYSKDGKVEQMTPVSPEETWPDLQIKSRKLTRDHEPLQATIFTNSVCQKILKDTETKKFMKNSIFKKNVKKHRKKGKPKNISKECNSVTSINSELKLRSSEAVLAKEDAICIFCNELFSEDKDEMFQCLICDMWAHVACSGPKKDKYICDFCK